From one Agrobacterium fabrum str. C58 genomic stretch:
- a CDS encoding creatininase family protein, which produces MPNSYTHYHDENVTDPHLRATGAISVLPLGAHEQHGPHLPFETDTLIAAGIVSRLAAVLPAHLPVSFLPVEPVGYSIEHMDVPGTKTLCYDEAIERWLGIAEAEYEKGVRKFVMLNAHGGNSPLMTIVATEARARFGMLAVATSWTRFGVPADIVKPQDKAVDIHGGDIETSVMLALHPERVVMEKAANFPSRQSDFSQRFSHLRAYGPHAFGWLMSDLNPDGVAGNAAAASAGKGERLISHAVNGLLELLEDVHAFDITLFHNKI; this is translated from the coding sequence ATGCCAAACTCATACACGCATTATCACGACGAAAACGTAACAGACCCTCATCTTCGCGCAACGGGCGCAATTTCTGTTCTGCCGCTCGGCGCGCACGAACAGCACGGCCCCCACCTGCCCTTCGAGACCGATACGCTGATTGCGGCGGGCATCGTCTCCCGCCTCGCCGCGGTTTTGCCGGCCCATCTGCCGGTCTCCTTCCTGCCGGTGGAGCCGGTCGGTTATTCCATCGAGCACATGGATGTGCCGGGCACGAAGACCCTGTGTTACGACGAGGCCATCGAGCGCTGGCTCGGCATCGCGGAGGCGGAATATGAAAAAGGCGTGCGCAAATTCGTGATGCTGAATGCCCATGGCGGCAATTCACCGCTGATGACCATCGTCGCCACTGAAGCCCGCGCCCGTTTCGGCATGCTGGCGGTCGCCACCAGCTGGACCCGTTTCGGGGTGCCGGCCGATATCGTGAAACCGCAGGACAAGGCAGTCGATATCCATGGCGGCGATATCGAAACATCCGTCATGCTGGCGCTTCATCCCGAACGGGTGGTGATGGAAAAGGCCGCCAATTTCCCCTCGCGCCAGAGCGATTTTTCACAGCGTTTCAGCCATCTGCGCGCCTATGGCCCGCACGCATTCGGCTGGCTGATGAGCGATTTAAACCCGGATGGCGTTGCCGGAAACGCCGCCGCCGCCTCAGCCGGAAAGGGCGAAAGGCTGATTTCCCACGCGGTCAACGGCCTTCTCGAACTGCTTGAAGATGTCCACGCTTTTGACATAACGTTATTTCATAACAAAATTTGA
- a CDS encoding LacI family DNA-binding transcriptional regulator, with product MAQKVKLSTIAESLGLSTATISLALRDSPLVASDTRDKIKEQARALGYIYNRRAASLRTSRSGIVGVVFHDVMNPFYGEILKAIESELDRSRQTFILSNHYDSVEKQRTFIETLLQLGSDGIIMSPAIGTPIEDMTLAEENGMPAILVARSMDGVDMPTYRGDDSYGISLATNHLISLGHRTIAMVGGTDQTSTGRDRYQGYVNALRKAGIEVDPNLRIPGPRSKQGGFEAAVHFLSLPQKPTAAVCWNDLVAIGLMNGISRAGLVPGVDISVTGYDDLEEAAIATPALTTVSNGQAEVGRLAARALLDRLAGSHEPDGIHLIKPEMRIRQSTGPVRPRV from the coding sequence ATGGCACAAAAGGTTAAACTGTCGACGATTGCCGAGAGCCTTGGTCTTTCGACCGCCACCATTTCGCTGGCATTGCGCGACAGCCCGTTGGTCGCTTCCGATACGCGTGACAAGATCAAGGAACAGGCGCGGGCGCTGGGTTATATCTACAACCGCCGCGCCGCCAGCCTGCGCACCTCGCGCTCCGGCATTGTCGGCGTGGTGTTCCATGATGTGATGAACCCGTTCTACGGCGAAATCCTGAAAGCCATCGAAAGCGAGCTGGACCGCAGCCGCCAGACCTTCATCCTGTCCAACCATTATGATTCGGTGGAAAAACAGCGCACCTTCATCGAAACGCTGCTGCAGCTTGGTTCGGATGGCATCATCATGTCGCCGGCCATCGGCACGCCGATCGAGGATATGACGCTGGCTGAAGAAAACGGCATGCCCGCCATTCTGGTGGCCCGTTCGATGGACGGCGTCGACATGCCGACCTATCGCGGCGATGACAGCTACGGCATTTCGCTGGCCACCAACCACCTCATCAGCCTCGGCCACCGCACCATCGCCATGGTCGGCGGCACCGACCAGACATCGACCGGCCGCGACCGGTATCAGGGTTACGTCAACGCACTGCGCAAGGCGGGCATCGAGGTCGATCCGAACCTGCGTATTCCCGGCCCGCGCTCCAAGCAGGGCGGCTTTGAAGCGGCGGTGCATTTCCTCTCGCTGCCGCAGAAGCCTACAGCCGCCGTCTGCTGGAATGATCTCGTCGCCATCGGTCTCATGAACGGCATTTCCCGCGCCGGACTGGTGCCGGGCGTCGATATCTCCGTGACGGGCTACGACGACCTGGAAGAAGCGGCCATCGCCACCCCGGCGCTGACCACCGTTTCCAACGGCCAGGCCGAGGTCGGGCGTCTTGCGGCCCGCGCGCTGCTGGACAGGCTGGCGGGCAGTCACGAGCCTGATGGCATTCACCTCATCAAACCGGAGATGCGCATCCGCCAGTCGACGGGGCCGGTACGGCCGCGGGTGTGA
- a CDS encoding CobW family GTP-binding protein, translating to MTETAPAKPIPVTVLTGYLGAGKTTLLNRILSENHGKKYAVIVNEFGEIGIDNDLIVESDEEIYEMNNGCVCCTVRGDLIRVVEGLMRRPGRFDGIIVETTGLADPVPVAQTFFMDDDVRAKTELDAVVALVDAKHLPLRLKDSREAEDQIAFADVVVVNKTDLVTPEEVARIEDIVRAINPSARIYKTTRSGVDLARVLDQGAFNLERALENDPHFLEHGHEDHACGPDCDHHHHDHGHDHGHDHHHHDHDHGHHDHAHDHGHDHHHGAVSPIHDVTVQSVSLRGGEMNPERFFPWIQKVTQTDGPNILRLKGIIAFKGDAERYVVQGVHMIIEGDHQRPWKEDEKRESRLVFIGRELDREKLENSFKACLATA from the coding sequence ATGACCGAAACAGCACCAGCCAAGCCCATTCCAGTCACCGTCCTGACGGGATATCTCGGCGCCGGCAAGACGACGCTTCTCAACCGCATTCTCTCCGAGAACCACGGCAAGAAATACGCTGTCATCGTCAATGAATTCGGCGAGATCGGCATCGACAACGATCTGATCGTCGAATCCGACGAGGAAATCTACGAAATGAACAATGGCTGCGTGTGCTGCACGGTGCGCGGCGACCTCATCCGCGTCGTGGAAGGCCTGATGCGCCGTCCCGGCCGTTTCGACGGCATCATCGTCGAGACGACAGGCCTTGCCGATCCGGTGCCCGTCGCCCAGACCTTCTTCATGGATGACGACGTGCGCGCCAAGACCGAGCTTGATGCCGTCGTTGCCCTCGTTGACGCCAAGCACCTGCCGCTGCGCCTGAAGGACAGCCGCGAGGCTGAAGACCAGATCGCCTTTGCCGATGTCGTCGTCGTCAACAAGACCGACCTCGTGACGCCGGAAGAAGTCGCCCGCATCGAAGATATCGTGCGTGCCATCAATCCTTCCGCCCGCATCTACAAGACCACCCGTTCCGGCGTCGATCTCGCCCGGGTTCTCGATCAGGGCGCCTTCAACCTGGAACGTGCACTCGAAAACGATCCGCATTTCCTCGAGCACGGCCACGAGGATCATGCCTGCGGCCCCGATTGCGATCATCACCATCATGATCATGGGCACGATCACGGCCATGACCACCATCATCACGACCATGACCACGGGCATCATGACCATGCGCACGACCATGGCCACGATCACCACCACGGCGCGGTCTCGCCGATCCATGATGTGACAGTGCAGTCGGTTTCGCTGCGCGGCGGCGAAATGAACCCCGAGCGGTTCTTCCCGTGGATCCAGAAGGTCACCCAGACCGATGGCCCGAACATCCTGCGCCTCAAGGGCATCATCGCCTTCAAGGGCGATGCGGAACGTTACGTGGTGCAGGGCGTGCACATGATCATCGAGGGCGACCACCAGCGCCCGTGGAAGGAAGACGAAAAGCGCGAAAGCCGCCTCGTCTTCATCGGCCGCGAACTGGATCGCGAGAAGCTGGAAAACAGCTTCAAAGCCTGCCTCGCGACGGCCTGA
- a CDS encoding MarR family winged helix-turn-helix transcriptional regulator, with translation MSKDKTGNRDKGAKKDKGSKKVKDAKKRDENFNPEELAQSITQAARSMRTALSHSLSESGLYAGQDGVILALAQEGSLTPGQIAQKLGVKAPTMTRTIGRMEAQGFVERSGDDEDGRVTLVKLTEAGLKSVDHINTSIADCGARAIEGLSAKDIRNVVKLLKAIDANLQ, from the coding sequence ATGAGCAAGGATAAAACTGGGAACAGGGACAAGGGCGCCAAGAAGGACAAGGGCAGCAAGAAGGTAAAGGACGCCAAAAAAAGGGATGAGAATTTCAACCCGGAGGAACTGGCGCAATCCATCACCCAGGCCGCCCGCTCCATGCGCACGGCGCTGAGCCATAGTCTTTCGGAAAGCGGGCTTTATGCGGGCCAGGACGGCGTTATTCTGGCGCTGGCGCAGGAAGGCAGCCTGACACCCGGGCAGATCGCCCAGAAACTCGGCGTCAAGGCGCCAACCATGACGCGCACCATCGGCCGCATGGAAGCCCAGGGTTTCGTGGAACGCAGCGGTGACGATGAGGACGGCCGTGTGACACTGGTGAAGCTGACGGAAGCGGGCCTGAAGAGTGTCGACCACATCAACACATCAATAGCCGATTGCGGGGCAAGGGCCATAGAGGGGCTTTCGGCCAAGGATATTCGCAACGTTGTTAAACTTCTCAAGGCAATCGACGCCAATCTTCAATAA